Proteins encoded by one window of Culicoides brevitarsis isolate CSIRO-B50_1 chromosome 2, AGI_CSIRO_Cbre_v1, whole genome shotgun sequence:
- the LOC134832604 gene encoding anaphase-promoting complex subunit 13-like yields MDSQPPFDGYLIDIVDNDWRLDELPNDQIQVPSEKLPDPEADSADAHLTLTEQEQKWNDLALSSVIPDLAVNDQTVNS; encoded by the exons ATGGACAGTCAA cccCCTTTCGATGGATATTTGATCGATATTGTCGACAACGATTGGCGCCTCGACGAGTTGCCAAACGACCAAATTCAGGTCCCATCGGAGAAATTGCCCGATCCTGAAGCTGATTCCGCTGATGCGCATCTCACCTTAACGGAGCAGGAGCAAAAATGGAATGATCTTGCCTTGTCTTCGGTTATTCCGGACTTGGCGGTGAACGATCAAACTgtgaattcataa